The Elaeis guineensis isolate ETL-2024a chromosome 14, EG11, whole genome shotgun sequence genome has a segment encoding these proteins:
- the LOC105057180 gene encoding uncharacterized protein: MGSLQAWVSEHKLASVGTLWASALVASLAYSRKRTPHKTSLRLIHARMHAQALTLAVLSGAALKHYFETNFATDESKN, encoded by the exons ATGGGCTCTTTGCAGGCATGGGTCTCCGAGCACAAGCTTGCCAGTGTTG GAACTCTGTGGGCTTCAGCCTTGGTGGCGTCCTTAGCTTACTCCCGTAAAAGAACGCCACACAAGACCAGCCTCAGGCTGATCCATGCTAG GATGCATGCGCAAGCCCTCACCCTTGCAGTGCTCTCAGGTGCAGCACTGAAACATTACTTCGAGACCAATTTTGCCACGGATGAGTCCAAAAATTGA